The Petrocella atlantisensis genome has a window encoding:
- a CDS encoding helix-turn-helix domain-containing protein produces MGIMVNLDVMMAKRKMGLGELAEQVGISNANLSILKNNKAKAIRFSTLEKICEVLNCQPGDLLVYEEEDL; encoded by the coding sequence ATGGGTATCATGGTGAATTTGGACGTGATGATGGCAAAAAGGAAGATGGGTCTTGGGGAACTTGCCGAGCAAGTGGGTATATCCAATGCTAATCTTTCTATTCTAAAAAACAATAAAGCCAAGGCCATACGGTTTTCTACCTTGGAAAAAATATGTGAAGTGTTAAACTGCCAACCGGGCGACCTGTTGGTTTATGAAGAGGAGGATTTATAA
- the mnmH gene encoding tRNA 2-selenouridine(34) synthase MnmH, protein METSHDFLSIVLDERPLIDVRAPIEFQKGAFKHAVNLPIMNDEERHAVGIKYKEDGNAAATDLGYNLVSGEVKASRVTAWIQFIEENPTAMLYCFRGGSRSRISQEWLHDAGKDIIRLEGGYKAFRQYLLSELMPRAQIAKPIILGGCTGSGKTLILKDLKNAIDLEAIAHHRGSSFGHHIDEQPTQIDFENNLAYALIQHKSKGYKHVILEDEGKNVGKRFLPTDLVAHYKTGDYVIVEIPLEERVQITLQEYVIESQAHHIERFGEGQGLKLWYDYILASMHRLEKRFGGDRLKIVVELFKEAYDTQVISGTYICHEPWITMFLRDYYDPMYNFQMSKVQHHVVFKGNRDDVHSYLEALD, encoded by the coding sequence ATGGAAACCAGCCATGATTTCTTAAGCATTGTTCTTGATGAGCGTCCATTGATTGATGTTCGAGCACCGATTGAATTTCAAAAAGGTGCTTTTAAGCATGCTGTGAATCTACCGATTATGAACGACGAAGAGCGACATGCTGTTGGTATTAAGTATAAGGAAGATGGGAATGCTGCCGCCACCGACCTAGGTTACAATCTTGTCAGCGGAGAAGTCAAAGCATCACGAGTCACGGCTTGGATTCAGTTTATTGAAGAAAACCCCACGGCTATGTTGTATTGTTTTCGTGGTGGTTCTAGATCTAGAATCAGTCAAGAATGGCTTCATGATGCCGGCAAAGATATTATTCGTCTTGAAGGTGGTTATAAAGCCTTCAGGCAATACTTACTCTCAGAGCTTATGCCCCGGGCACAAATAGCCAAGCCCATTATATTAGGTGGCTGCACTGGTTCCGGCAAAACTTTAATATTAAAAGACCTTAAAAATGCCATCGATCTAGAAGCCATCGCTCACCATCGTGGTTCCTCCTTTGGTCACCATATAGATGAACAACCTACGCAAATCGACTTTGAGAACAACCTGGCCTATGCCTTGATTCAACACAAGTCAAAAGGCTATAAACATGTCATCTTGGAAGATGAAGGTAAAAATGTTGGCAAAAGATTCCTTCCTACCGATTTGGTCGCCCATTATAAAACAGGTGACTATGTAATTGTAGAAATCCCCCTAGAAGAAAGGGTGCAGATTACCTTACAAGAATATGTGATTGAATCTCAAGCCCATCATATTGAGCGATTTGGTGAAGGTCAAGGTTTGAAGCTCTGGTATGATTATATTCTCGCCAGTATGCATCGCCTCGAGAAAAGATTTGGTGGTGATCGACTGAAGATTGTGGTCGAACTTTTCAAAGAAGCCTATGACACACAAGTGATTAGTGGCACTTATATATGCCACGAACCATGGATTACTATGTTTCTTAGAGACTACTATGATCCAATGTACAACTTCCAAATGTCTAAAGTACAACACCATGTAGTTTTCAAAGGTAATAGGGATGATGTTCACAGCTATTTGGAAGCACTAGATTAG
- a CDS encoding DUF2975 domain-containing protein — translation MKKRVWLPRILSVLMVLLMVVAVISLIFLPWIVADYINYAFAFTGITFVRNYFLGVLYASGLLALAVLYELRRIFDSCVANTPFIMRNVTSLKRIGVSAFIIGIIFTTKAIFFFTFLTLIVIFVFALAALFCFVLADVFEEAIHYKNENDLTI, via the coding sequence ATGAAGAAAAGAGTATGGTTACCAAGAATATTAAGTGTCCTTATGGTCTTGCTGATGGTTGTGGCAGTAATCAGTTTGATCTTTTTGCCTTGGATCGTAGCCGATTATATTAATTATGCTTTTGCATTTACAGGGATTACCTTTGTTAGAAATTATTTTCTAGGCGTACTGTACGCAAGTGGATTATTAGCCCTGGCTGTTTTGTATGAACTTAGACGTATTTTTGATTCTTGTGTGGCCAATACCCCGTTTATTATGAGAAATGTTACAAGTCTAAAACGTATTGGGGTATCGGCATTTATTATTGGGATTATATTTACAACAAAAGCCATTTTCTTTTTTACTTTTCTTACCTTGATTGTGATTTTTGTGTTTGCTTTGGCAGCCTTGTTTTGCTTTGTCCTTGCTGATGTATTTGAGGAAGCGATTCATTATAAAAATGAAAATGATCTGACAATCTAA
- a CDS encoding acyl carrier protein, protein MITDVVKGIIAEVIGHGDPNEVSTSMDFEDDLQMDEDDLVEVLEALEAEYDIDLVNLDYSQFKKVKHLISYLKEIL, encoded by the coding sequence ATGATAACAGACGTGGTTAAAGGCATAATTGCAGAAGTCATTGGGCATGGTGACCCAAATGAAGTCAGTACATCTATGGATTTTGAAGATGATCTTCAAATGGATGAAGATGATTTGGTGGAGGTACTTGAAGCATTAGAAGCAGAATATGATATCGACTTGGTAAATCTTGATTACAGTCAATTCAAAAAAGTTAAACACTTAATCAGTTATTTAAAAGAAATATTATAG
- the selD gene encoding selenide, water dikinase SelD — protein sequence MSEIKLTEYSHGAGCGCKISPAILDTILETSRPIIPDPKLLVGNSSKDDAAAYDLGNGTSVLSTTDFFMPITDDPFTFGRISATNALSDIYAMGGKPLMAIAILGWPLDKLAPEIARDVIDGGRSACEEAGIPLAGGHSIDSPEPIFGLAVTGIVNNHQLKQNNKAKADCNIFLTKPLGIGILTTAQKRKKIEDGHIDAAIEAMCTLNKIGGELATIDGVVALTDVTGFGLLGHLTEICEGSGISAQIQFDQVPFLPNTKKYLSLGCISGGTRNNFKSYGHKIAPMTEDQQHLLCDAQTSGGLLAIVEDESTAAFLEITAKAGLDLKPIGRTTSLGQHFVTVV from the coding sequence ATGAGCGAAATAAAACTAACAGAATATAGCCATGGCGCGGGTTGTGGTTGCAAAATCTCTCCTGCCATTTTAGATACAATTCTAGAGACTTCAAGACCTATCATTCCGGATCCAAAGCTTCTAGTAGGCAACAGCAGTAAGGATGATGCCGCTGCGTATGACCTTGGCAATGGTACTTCCGTCCTTAGTACAACGGATTTTTTTATGCCCATTACAGATGATCCTTTTACCTTCGGTAGAATATCCGCTACCAACGCACTCAGTGATATTTACGCCATGGGTGGTAAGCCATTAATGGCTATTGCTATCTTAGGATGGCCCCTTGATAAATTGGCGCCAGAGATTGCACGGGATGTTATTGATGGTGGCCGAAGTGCTTGTGAGGAAGCCGGCATTCCATTAGCCGGTGGGCATTCTATTGACTCGCCTGAGCCTATTTTCGGTCTGGCTGTTACAGGCATTGTTAATAATCATCAGCTTAAGCAAAACAATAAAGCCAAAGCAGACTGTAATATCTTTCTAACAAAGCCTCTTGGTATCGGCATTCTAACTACGGCTCAAAAACGTAAAAAAATCGAAGACGGTCATATTGATGCTGCTATAGAAGCTATGTGCACCTTGAATAAAATTGGTGGTGAATTGGCTACTATTGATGGCGTTGTTGCTTTAACGGACGTAACAGGTTTTGGACTTCTAGGTCATTTGACTGAGATCTGTGAAGGCAGTGGTATATCCGCTCAAATTCAATTTGACCAAGTACCTTTTTTACCAAACACCAAGAAATACCTATCTCTTGGTTGTATTTCCGGCGGTACACGCAACAACTTTAAGAGCTATGGTCATAAAATCGCACCTATGACAGAAGATCAACAGCATCTGCTCTGTGATGCTCAGACGTCCGGTGGTTTATTGGCGATTGTTGAAGATGAGAGCACCGCTGCATTTTTAGAAATAACCGCTAAAGCCGGCTTAGATCTTAAACCTATTGGTCGTACCACGTCCCTTGGTCAACACTTTGTCACTGTGGTATAG
- a CDS encoding DUF3785 family protein, whose product MSSYEWMYKDKKIILDSEKCSIFLNDEDNPLSGITVEEILELLHESDLVDFSMEYYDQGCEACHNNKSDKSNSDRFLEFHFYLFAKAGKYVMSSLSKAYEEKTLPRLLNEGIVDGTYIVSINVCQVCGDYTIELEYGLF is encoded by the coding sequence ATGTCGAGTTACGAATGGATGTACAAGGATAAAAAAATCATATTGGACAGTGAGAAATGCAGCATATTCTTAAACGATGAAGACAATCCACTTTCGGGCATCACTGTGGAAGAAATATTAGAACTACTTCATGAAAGTGATCTCGTTGATTTTTCTATGGAGTATTATGATCAGGGTTGTGAAGCCTGTCATAATAACAAAAGTGATAAGAGCAATTCGGATCGATTTCTTGAGTTCCATTTTTATTTATTTGCTAAGGCGGGGAAGTATGTTATGAGCAGTCTATCGAAGGCTTATGAAGAAAAGACTTTGCCGCGACTGTTAAATGAAGGGATTGTGGATGGTACTTATATTGTAAGTATCAATGTCTGCCAAGTCTGTGGTGACTATACCATTGAGTTGGAATACGGTCTCTTTTAG
- a CDS encoding PCI domain-containing protein codes for MDMNNCCGDSGKDEGDMAGKMEGMPKMMGGGFNPKDMCKQMTESITTTARMAGFATPEVQVIFEDWVLEVEKEIMQFITLDVDITPAKIADHLKISEDSVLYFISKLIRDKKIVVTGLALK; via the coding sequence ATGGATATGAACAACTGTTGTGGTGATAGCGGCAAAGACGAAGGAGATATGGCAGGTAAAATGGAAGGCATGCCCAAAATGATGGGCGGCGGCTTTAATCCCAAGGATATGTGCAAGCAAATGACAGAAAGCATTACAACCACCGCAAGGATGGCCGGCTTTGCCACACCTGAAGTCCAAGTTATTTTTGAAGACTGGGTTCTTGAAGTAGAAAAAGAAATCATGCAATTTATAACATTAGATGTCGACATCACACCTGCAAAGATTGCTGATCATTTGAAAATAAGTGAAGATAGTGTTTTGTATTTCATCAGCAAACTTATTCGAGACAAAAAAATCGTTGTCACCGGTCTAGCCCTTAAATAG
- the yedF gene encoding sulfurtransferase-like selenium metabolism protein YedF, with amino-acid sequence MKNIIVINSDKMGSGDDDLGHKLMGAFLKKLWARRESPELVILYNSGVRLLSKENGYMDVMHGLDEKGVEIIACGTCIDAYDMRASMTTGRISNMEEIVDIMMKAKKVITI; translated from the coding sequence ATGAAAAATATAATTGTAATTAATAGCGATAAAATGGGTTCAGGTGATGATGATTTAGGACATAAACTAATGGGCGCATTTTTGAAAAAACTATGGGCAAGAAGAGAAAGTCCGGAACTCGTTATACTCTATAACTCAGGTGTCAGACTTTTATCTAAAGAAAATGGCTATATGGATGTGATGCATGGTTTAGATGAAAAGGGTGTGGAAATCATTGCATGTGGTACCTGTATAGATGCTTATGATATGCGTGCATCTATGACCACCGGACGTATTTCTAATATGGAAGAGATTGTTGACATCATGATGAAGGCAAAAAAGGTTATAACGATATGA
- a CDS encoding SHOCT domain-containing protein, which yields MGPFFWWGGMWVFPLIGFSMMLFMMYIFFGPKGLVRRYFLNDTHDIKAEALHSIDQPEDILNRRYASGEITREVFLQMRKDLYNQ from the coding sequence ATGGGACCATTTTTTTGGTGGGGTGGTATGTGGGTATTTCCGCTTATAGGTTTTTCAATGATGCTGTTCATGATGTACATATTTTTTGGCCCTAAAGGACTTGTTAGACGGTATTTTTTAAACGATACACATGATATAAAAGCGGAGGCATTACATTCCATAGATCAGCCTGAAGATATTCTAAACAGACGCTATGCAAGCGGTGAAATTACAAGAGAAGTGTTCTTACAGATGAGAAAAGATTTATATAATCAGTAG
- a CDS encoding threonine aldolase family protein: protein MKTFKSDNTASVHPKIMEAIVKANQEHAIPYGDDPITKEAIDRIKALFSQPCEVSLVLNGTGANIIGLSTLLKSYEAVICVDTAHINVDECGAFERYTGAKLLTVPHVNGKLLPEAIDRFLLDKGNEHHNQPKVISISQITELGTLYTTEEIKTLADYAHSHDLLLHVDGARIANGVAALGISMDEMIGETGVDVLSFGGAKNGMMYGEAIVSFDRSTSNSLKYTRKQGMQLMSKMRYISAQYIAFLKDDLYLENAHKANNMMKKLYEEIKDIERLEFMSIPYGNMMFVKMPQTWIDRLLTTFYFYQMTWEEESGMVRLVTSFDTNLEEVEDLIKAIKELNQNN, encoded by the coding sequence ATGAAGACTTTTAAAAGTGACAATACAGCCAGTGTACACCCTAAAATAATGGAAGCGATTGTTAAAGCCAATCAGGAACATGCCATTCCGTATGGTGATGATCCGATTACAAAAGAAGCGATAGATAGAATCAAGGCTCTCTTCAGTCAGCCTTGTGAAGTCAGCTTGGTTCTTAATGGAACAGGTGCCAATATCATTGGGTTAAGTACATTGCTTAAATCTTATGAAGCGGTAATTTGTGTGGATACAGCACATATTAATGTAGATGAATGTGGGGCTTTTGAACGTTATACAGGTGCGAAACTCTTAACGGTGCCTCATGTTAATGGCAAATTGCTACCTGAAGCCATTGACAGATTCTTATTGGATAAAGGCAACGAGCATCACAATCAACCCAAAGTTATTTCTATAAGTCAGATTACTGAACTTGGAACGCTTTATACCACAGAAGAAATAAAAACATTAGCCGATTATGCCCATAGCCATGATTTATTATTACATGTAGATGGTGCTAGGATTGCCAATGGGGTAGCTGCTCTGGGTATTAGTATGGATGAGATGATTGGAGAGACAGGTGTTGATGTGCTCTCCTTTGGTGGTGCCAAAAACGGCATGATGTATGGTGAAGCTATTGTTTCATTTGATCGGTCAACAAGTAACAGTTTAAAATACACCAGAAAACAAGGCATGCAACTTATGTCCAAGATGCGTTATATTAGTGCTCAGTACATTGCTTTCTTAAAAGATGACCTCTATCTTGAAAATGCGCATAAAGCAAACAACATGATGAAAAAGCTCTATGAAGAAATTAAAGACATTGAAAGACTTGAATTTATGAGTATTCCATATGGGAATATGATGTTTGTAAAAATGCCACAGACATGGATTGACCGACTCTTGACAACTTTTTATTTCTACCAGATGACTTGGGAAGAAGAAAGCGGTATGGTTAGATTGGTAACGTCTTTTGATACAAACCTTGAGGAGGTTGAAGATCTTATTAAGGCAATAAAAGAACTGAACCAAAATAATTAA
- a CDS encoding ArsR/SmtB family transcription factor: MSQLFKLLSDHSRLMILFALEAEPLSVSKLIEITGLSQPLVSFHLKVLREANLVLTQRRGTFVYNAICDQSLIPLIREFEKYQPETSTDSSPFPFNCPPWHNA; the protein is encoded by the coding sequence TTGTCACAACTCTTCAAGCTACTCAGTGATCATAGTCGGCTCATGATATTATTTGCACTTGAAGCGGAGCCATTATCTGTTTCAAAGCTCATTGAAATCACCGGATTGTCTCAACCTCTGGTCTCTTTTCACTTAAAAGTACTTAGAGAAGCCAATTTGGTTTTGACCCAGAGACGTGGTACTTTTGTCTATAACGCCATTTGCGATCAAAGCTTAATACCTCTCATCCGAGAATTCGAAAAGTATCAACCTGAGACATCAACCGATTCAAGTCCATTCCCATTTAATTGTCCACCTTGGCATAATGCATAG
- a CDS encoding DMT family transporter, whose amino-acid sequence MKTSIKGHIYAVTTITIWSSTFIVSKILLNQFTPLQILVVRYLLAIVFLTLLYPKFKKPTSIKEEILFLFIGGALAFYFVFENTALQHTYSSNVSLIVATIPLLTGILSMIVYKTHFFTLKSIIGFILAYLGVFLIIINGSKFEGVEPIGDFLALGAAAMFAIYSVLMEKTSKDYHMIQLTRKVFLYGLLVLLFVVVVKGQPVTFEVINARIVASMLFLGIVASSLAFILWNNAIKAIGPVKTNQYIYLIPVVTTIMSALVLKEKITYMTLIGTLLILMGLYLSEKSQE is encoded by the coding sequence ATGAAAACATCCATTAAAGGACATATATATGCCGTAACAACGATTACCATTTGGAGTTCTACATTTATTGTGAGCAAGATATTGCTGAATCAGTTCACACCATTACAGATTTTGGTAGTACGTTATCTTTTGGCTATCGTATTTCTAACATTACTATATCCGAAATTCAAAAAGCCGACCTCTATTAAAGAGGAAATACTTTTTCTCTTTATAGGTGGTGCACTTGCATTTTATTTTGTTTTTGAGAACACAGCTTTGCAGCATACCTATTCATCGAATGTAAGTTTGATTGTGGCAACAATACCTCTCTTAACAGGTATACTATCTATGATTGTTTATAAAACACATTTTTTTACACTAAAAAGCATCATTGGATTTATTTTGGCTTATCTTGGTGTTTTCCTAATTATCATTAATGGTAGTAAGTTTGAAGGGGTTGAGCCTATTGGAGATTTCCTTGCGCTTGGCGCCGCGGCTATGTTTGCGATCTATTCCGTCTTGATGGAAAAAACTTCGAAAGATTATCATATGATTCAACTGACGCGAAAAGTGTTTTTATATGGTCTATTGGTGCTCCTATTTGTTGTGGTGGTCAAAGGACAGCCGGTTACTTTTGAAGTGATCAACGCTAGAATCGTTGCGAGTATGCTCTTTCTGGGGATTGTCGCTTCTTCCCTGGCATTTATCCTATGGAATAATGCCATTAAGGCCATCGGCCCGGTTAAGACCAATCAATATATTTATCTTATACCGGTTGTTACAACAATCATGTCTGCATTGGTACTTAAAGAGAAAATTACATACATGACTTTAATCGGAACACTATTAATATTAATGGGTTTATACCTATCGGAGAAATCTCAAGAATAG
- a CDS encoding DUF4153 domain-containing protein: MSKSWIYATVIALMSTLFFVDQDFGISVFMVTVLTVAAVWHFKKEAKLPVGKVFFYVSAYVIILSLNFAVTTVDIIRVLSALLLIGLLMTLSYSHVTFKWPTYLVEGINHFVGALSNFFKYFNHGSKAYNKHAGIFKQIGIGLVIALPILLVASALMTSADAAFGELMHQGFEFLETDIIWDTVERIFVFIIIACFFYGLSIYLIRSNQMKMEKGEIGVSPVVNHEVIPVLVGVTVLLLLNLLYVIFAYVQIRFLFLAQSTELLKNYDYASYAREGFFELLVLSILNTMGVLFVKKFVKSSLAIRMSLTVTVICTYIMMASSFYKMFLYESMYGYTRLRLYVYLILLFMAIFMSLIALGIWKPNYKVIEWGIMVGLVYYLVISFVNIDAVIVRNNLRQYEVTGKLDLYYLTTLSEDAMPDLIEYMNTHGEKMEIDVTMQAYEGRILDIILNKEEKWFFEYNHRYSKSIASASEAKKQLFPLSVTPTDH, translated from the coding sequence ATGTCAAAATCATGGATATATGCAACGGTTATTGCTTTAATGTCAACACTGTTTTTTGTGGATCAAGATTTTGGTATTTCGGTTTTTATGGTTACAGTTCTGACGGTTGCTGCTGTGTGGCATTTTAAAAAAGAAGCAAAGCTACCAGTAGGGAAAGTGTTTTTCTATGTGAGTGCATATGTCATTATACTCAGTCTTAATTTTGCGGTTACAACTGTGGATATTATTAGAGTTTTATCAGCACTTTTATTAATCGGTTTGCTCATGACTTTAAGTTATAGTCATGTAACCTTTAAATGGCCAACATATTTAGTAGAAGGGATTAATCATTTTGTAGGTGCACTGTCTAACTTTTTTAAGTATTTCAATCATGGTTCAAAAGCCTACAATAAACATGCCGGTATTTTTAAGCAAATCGGTATAGGCTTAGTTATAGCACTTCCTATATTGTTGGTTGCATCTGCATTGATGACCAGTGCCGATGCTGCGTTTGGAGAGCTTATGCATCAAGGGTTTGAATTTCTAGAAACGGATATCATATGGGATACTGTTGAAAGGATTTTTGTCTTTATCATCATAGCTTGTTTCTTCTATGGGCTAAGTATCTACTTGATTCGATCAAATCAAATGAAAATGGAAAAAGGAGAAATCGGTGTTTCGCCTGTAGTAAACCATGAAGTCATTCCGGTTTTGGTTGGTGTTACTGTTTTGTTGCTTTTGAATCTACTCTATGTAATCTTTGCGTATGTACAGATTCGATTTCTTTTTCTGGCTCAATCCACAGAATTGCTAAAAAACTACGATTATGCCAGTTATGCGAGAGAAGGCTTTTTTGAACTTTTAGTACTAAGTATACTAAATACTATGGGTGTGTTATTTGTGAAGAAATTTGTGAAAAGCAGTTTGGCCATTCGAATGAGTCTTACAGTGACTGTTATTTGCACTTATATTATGATGGCTTCTTCATTTTACAAGATGTTCCTTTACGAATCGATGTATGGTTACACGAGGCTTAGGCTTTATGTTTACTTAATTCTTCTCTTTATGGCGATTTTTATGAGCTTAATAGCGCTTGGAATCTGGAAGCCGAATTATAAGGTGATTGAATGGGGAATTATGGTTGGACTTGTCTATTATCTGGTCATCAGCTTTGTGAACATTGATGCCGTGATTGTTCGTAATAACTTAAGACAATATGAAGTGACAGGTAAATTAGATTTGTATTATTTAACAACGTTATCTGAAGATGCTATGCCGGATTTGATTGAATATATGAACACACATGGGGAAAAGATGGAAATTGATGTGACGATGCAAGCCTATGAAGGGCGAATTCTAGACATCATTCTGAATAAGGAAGAAAAATGGTTTTTTGAATATAACCACAGATATAGTAAAAGTATAGCATCGGCCAGTGAAGCCAAAAAACAACTTTTCCCCTTATCCGTCACACCAACAGATCATTAA
- a CDS encoding NlpC/P60 family protein — translation MFGTPIKKHCVRALGICTLVTLGLSVGMRAQAATPSSWATQEIESAVEINLVTDTLAQDYQKKLTREAYVELLVKTYEASTNSIIDIEAVKNPFEDTNKAFILKAFEAGIASGITEKTFVPEALVTREQMVVMMVRMIEKIEDENKVEILTPSKSTPEFNDQQAISSWATKSINLAVANTIVSGTGDENINPDGYSTSEQAIIMNYRVFERMMDEDLLEDAWQERLENYEEDDTITLETAAAKIALAPPMQLKAIVTASILNLRSEPDLTNPNNIIGKLSSNEEVTIVGEIDAWYQVKSSGQITGYVHKDYIHKYDPNQPVNDVRNQIVAYAKNFIGTRYRYGGTSLTGGVDCSGYTSQIFAKFGYALDRSSRGQGKNGKAVTRNQLLPGDLVVYGYGGSISHVAIFIGDGQIIHATSSYGVRITALDGYMREPIIGYRSVIN, via the coding sequence ATGTTTGGGACACCAATCAAAAAGCATTGCGTGAGAGCACTAGGCATTTGTACCTTGGTAACACTAGGCTTATCGGTGGGTATGCGTGCACAGGCAGCGACACCATCTTCTTGGGCAACTCAGGAAATCGAATCCGCTGTTGAGATTAATCTTGTAACGGATACATTAGCACAAGATTATCAGAAAAAATTAACAAGAGAAGCATATGTTGAATTGTTGGTAAAAACCTATGAAGCATCTACCAATAGCATTATAGATATAGAAGCGGTAAAAAATCCATTTGAAGACACCAACAAAGCTTTTATATTGAAAGCATTTGAAGCAGGTATTGCTTCAGGCATCACTGAAAAAACTTTTGTTCCTGAAGCGTTAGTAACGAGAGAACAAATGGTTGTTATGATGGTACGCATGATAGAAAAAATAGAAGATGAAAACAAAGTAGAGATCTTAACACCAAGTAAAAGCACCCCTGAATTTAATGATCAACAGGCCATTTCAAGCTGGGCTACAAAAAGCATCAATTTAGCGGTTGCTAATACGATTGTTTCCGGGACAGGTGATGAGAATATCAATCCGGATGGCTACAGTACGTCAGAGCAAGCCATAATTATGAACTACAGAGTTTTTGAACGTATGATGGACGAGGATCTTTTAGAAGATGCATGGCAAGAGCGACTTGAAAACTATGAAGAAGATGACACCATCACTCTGGAAACAGCGGCAGCTAAGATTGCACTTGCACCACCTATGCAATTAAAGGCAATAGTGACAGCAAGTATATTGAACCTAAGATCTGAACCGGATTTAACCAATCCAAACAATATCATCGGAAAACTTAGCTCTAATGAAGAAGTAACCATTGTTGGTGAAATAGATGCTTGGTATCAAGTGAAGTCGTCCGGTCAAATAACAGGCTATGTCCATAAAGACTACATCCATAAGTATGATCCAAATCAACCGGTAAACGATGTAAGAAACCAGATTGTTGCTTATGCAAAGAATTTCATAGGCACACGCTACCGCTATGGTGGTACCAGCTTAACAGGTGGTGTCGATTGTTCAGGTTATACCAGCCAAATATTTGCGAAGTTCGGATATGCACTTGACCGATCTTCAAGAGGACAGGGCAAAAATGGTAAAGCAGTGACTAGAAATCAACTTCTCCCTGGAGACTTGGTTGTCTATGGTTATGGCGGTTCCATCTCACATGTGGCCATTTTTATTGGTGACGGTCAGATTATTCATGCTACCTCTTCTTATGGTGTGAGAATTACTGCTTTGGATGGTTACATGCGTGAACCTATTATTGGGTATAGAAGCGTTATTAATTAG